The Candidatus Methylomirabilota bacterium region AGGTTGAACAGGAACGTCCCCACCTTGCCGTCGAGGTCCTGGGCGGGAAGCGCCAGGGTCCGGGAGGAGATCGCCGGGTTGATGGTGTGGGGGAGGAACGTGTCGTCCTGCAGCCGGAGGCTGTAGGCGGCGTTGGCGGTCACCCGGGTCCGCATCGGGAGGTTCACGCCACCCGCCAGCCAGACCGTCTGCGCCATGTTCTCCGGCGGCAGCGACGACCGGCCGCGGGCGGGGCCGGCCGCGTCGGCGCCGCAGGCCGCGAGGCGGAAGCAGGGATTGTCGGCCACGACCGCCTGGTTGTCGTTGGTGAAGAGGGAGAGGGTGTAGCCGCCCTGGACCTGCCACCAGCCGCCCGCCCACGTGCCGCGGAGGCGGGCGTCGTGGATCGTCTGGTCGATCGGCTGCAGCACCTCGTAGAAGTTGCCGCCGGGGCTCCCCATCGCCAGGCTGAAGGGCCGCTCCCCGTCCTTCTTGATCCGGGTGTACTCGAGCTTGACGTCGAGGTCCGGCGTCGGGGTCAGCGCGAATTCGAAGCGCCCCTGGTCCCACTGGACGCCGACGTCGCGCGTGGGCGCCCGGTTGTACGCCGCCAGGGGGGGCCGGGGCGTGGGCAGGGTGAAGACCCCGGGAGACGGCTCACTGGCGAGGAGCCGCGCATTGGTCGAGAGCAGGTGCGGAATCTGGTTCCAGTCGAAGTCGAATCGCCAGACGCCGCTGCGGCCCGTGGACAGGAAGAACTCCTGGTCGTCCTGCCCGATCTTGTCGCCGCCCAGCTCGGTGGCGTAGCTCTCGTCCGGCCGGAAGAGCCGCAGGCGGAAGGCGCCGAAGGGCTGCTCCGAGAGGTCGCGGTACTCCTCGAGCTTCGCCCGGTTTTCCCTGGCCGGCCGGTCGATGTAGAATCGCCCGCCCAGCTCGACCTCGCCCTCGATCTGCAGCCCGAAGACCGGCGTCTGGGCGGATGCCGTCCCCGTCGCGCCCAGCACCGCCACCGCCGCCAGGACCAGCCGCGCCGTCCGCGCCGACATGACGGCCTCCTATCGGGTGAAGGCGAAGCCCGAGGGATGGTTCGAGCCGTGGATGTTGACGTGACAGCTCGCACACGCCCGCCCGAGGACGAACTTCAGGGAGCCGGGGTCCGTGCCGTACGGGCGGGTCGGGTGCCGCGTCTCGACGTGACACTGCTGGCAGAGTCGCGGCTTGGCGACCTTCAGCATGTTCTCGTGGTTCGAGCCGTGCGGATCGTGACAGTTCGTGCAGCTCTCCGTCACCGGCGCGTGCTCCCACAGGAACGGCCCCCGCTTCTCGGCGTGGCAGGTGAAGCAGGTGTCGTTGACGGAGTTCTCCTTGAGCAGGGTGGGCGTGACCGAGCCGTGGGGATTGTGGCACGAGGTGCAGGTCATCTTGCCTTCGCGCAGCGGCATGTGGGAGGAGCGCATCTGCTGAGCCCGCCGCTCGAGGTGGCACTGCCCGCAGGTCTCGATCTCGGTCGCCTTGGCGAGCTGGAACTTCGGCGAGACGTCTTCCATGATGCGGTGGCAGTTCGTGCAGGCGACGTCCCGCGACTCGTGGGGGCTGCCCTGCCAGAAGAGGCGAGCGGTCCGCTCGTGGCACGTGAGGCAGACGGCGTTCCGCTGCTCGACCGGCGTCGGATCTTTCTTCCCGAACGAGATCAGGCCGCCGACGCCCTTCCCGCCGCCGGCCTCGACGTGCGCCTTGCCCGGGCCGTGACAGGTCTCGCAGGCGGCGCGCTCCCACTCGTTGCGCGGCTGGTGGAGAAAGAGCCGTCCCATCTTCGTGTGGCTGAACTTCTCGAACTGCTCCTGGTGGCAACCCTTGCACGTCTCGGCCCCGACATAGCCGGCCTCCGCGGACGGGGGCGCGAGCGGGCGGGGTGAGGCGGTCTGGACCGGCCGACAGGAGGAGAGCGCGAGGACGATGAGCAGGGCGCCGAGGGCGGGACCGATACCAGCCGACAGACTACTCCGTCG contains the following coding sequences:
- a CDS encoding MtrB/PioB family outer membrane beta-barrel protein, with the translated sequence MSARTARLVLAAVAVLGATGTASAQTPVFGLQIEGEVELGGRFYIDRPARENRAKLEEYRDLSEQPFGAFRLRLFRPDESYATELGGDKIGQDDQEFFLSTGRSGVWRFDFDWNQIPHLLSTNARLLASEPSPGVFTLPTPRPPLAAYNRAPTRDVGVQWDQGRFEFALTPTPDLDVKLEYTRIKKDGERPFSLAMGSPGGNFYEVLQPIDQTIHDARLRGTWAGGWWQVQGGYTLSLFTNDNQAVVADNPCFRLAACGADAAGPARGRSSLPPENMAQTVWLAGGVNLPMRTRVTANAAYSLRLQDDTFLPHTINPAISSRTLALPAQDLDGKVGTFLFNL
- a CDS encoding DmsE family decaheme c-type cytochrome, giving the protein MSRRSSLSAGIGPALGALLIVLALSSCRPVQTASPRPLAPPSAEAGYVGAETCKGCHQEQFEKFSHTKMGRLFLHQPRNEWERAACETCHGPGKAHVEAGGGKGVGGLISFGKKDPTPVEQRNAVCLTCHERTARLFWQGSPHESRDVACTNCHRIMEDVSPKFQLAKATEIETCGQCHLERRAQQMRSSHMPLREGKMTCTSCHNPHGSVTPTLLKENSVNDTCFTCHAEKRGPFLWEHAPVTESCTNCHDPHGSNHENMLKVAKPRLCQQCHVETRHPTRPYGTDPGSLKFVLGRACASCHVNIHGSNHPSGFAFTR